One window of the Labilibaculum sp. genome contains the following:
- the scpA gene encoding methylmalonyl-CoA mutase: MKPNFKDINIKSSQRAATTSQEWEKENGIEKSWMTPEQIPVKTAFNKEDLEGMEHLNYVSGLPPFLRGPYSAMYPLRPWTVRQYAGFSTAEESNAFYRRNLAAGQKGLSVAFDLATHRGYDSDHPRVIGDVGKAGVAIDSILDMEILFDQIPLDQMSVSMTMNGAVLPVLAFYIVAGLEQGAKLEELSGTIQNDILKEFMVRNTYIYPPDFSMKIIADIFEFTSNFMPKFNSISISGYHMQEAGATADIELAYTLADGLEYLKKGVAAGMDVDTFAPRLSFFWAIGMNHFMEIAKMRAGRLLWSKIVKQFNPKNPKSMALRTHSQTSGWSLTEQDPFNNVGRTCIEAMAAALGHTQSLHTNALDEAIALPTDFSARIARNTQIFIQDETTICKAVDPWAGSYYVESLTQELVNKAWSHIEEVEKLGGMAKAIESGIPKLRIEEAAARTQAKIDANTQTIVGTNKYRLEKEDPLDILEVDNTAVRIAQIERLAKLRANRDDKAVQAALEAITACANGGEGNLLDLAVKAAQLRASLGEISDACEKVCGRYKAVIRTVSGVYSSESGQDADFAIAKEKANQFAEMTGRRPRIMIAKMGQDGHDRGGKVVATGFADIGFDVDMGPLFQTPEESAKQAVENDVHIVGVSSLAAGHKTLVPAVIAELKKLGREDIMVTAGGVIPAQDYDFLYEAGVVGVFGPGTKVSKCAIQMLDILIEQYKD; this comes from the coding sequence ATGAAACCAAATTTTAAAGATATAAATATCAAGTCATCTCAAAGAGCTGCGACAACATCTCAGGAATGGGAAAAAGAAAACGGCATTGAAAAATCTTGGATGACACCAGAACAAATTCCTGTTAAAACAGCCTTTAACAAGGAAGATTTAGAAGGCATGGAGCACTTGAACTATGTTTCAGGTTTGCCACCATTCCTACGTGGACCTTATTCAGCGATGTATCCTTTACGTCCTTGGACTGTTCGTCAGTATGCAGGTTTCTCTACTGCTGAAGAATCAAATGCATTCTACCGTCGTAACCTTGCTGCTGGTCAAAAAGGTCTTTCTGTAGCATTCGATTTAGCTACTCACCGTGGATATGATTCAGATCATCCCCGTGTGATTGGTGATGTTGGTAAAGCAGGGGTTGCTATCGACTCTATTTTGGATATGGAGATCCTTTTCGATCAAATTCCATTGGATCAGATGTCAGTATCTATGACAATGAACGGAGCAGTACTTCCAGTACTGGCTTTCTACATCGTTGCAGGTTTGGAGCAAGGCGCTAAACTGGAAGAACTCTCCGGTACTATCCAAAACGATATCCTAAAAGAATTCATGGTGCGTAACACATACATTTACCCACCGGATTTCTCAATGAAAATTATTGCTGATATCTTCGAATTCACTTCGAATTTCATGCCTAAGTTCAACTCCATTTCTATCTCGGGTTACCACATGCAGGAAGCAGGTGCTACAGCAGATATCGAGTTGGCTTATACTCTTGCTGATGGTTTGGAGTACTTGAAAAAAGGTGTTGCTGCAGGTATGGATGTTGATACATTCGCTCCCCGTTTGTCTTTCTTCTGGGCTATCGGAATGAATCACTTCATGGAGATTGCTAAAATGCGTGCGGGTCGTTTGCTATGGTCTAAGATTGTAAAACAATTCAATCCTAAGAATCCTAAGTCAATGGCATTACGTACTCACTCGCAAACTTCAGGTTGGTCATTAACTGAGCAGGATCCTTTCAACAACGTTGGACGTACCTGTATCGAGGCTATGGCTGCTGCATTGGGTCACACTCAGTCTCTTCACACCAATGCTTTGGATGAGGCGATTGCATTGCCAACCGATTTCTCTGCACGTATTGCCCGTAATACTCAAATCTTTATTCAGGATGAAACTACCATCTGTAAAGCTGTTGATCCTTGGGCAGGTTCTTACTACGTTGAGTCATTAACTCAAGAGTTAGTAAATAAGGCTTGGTCTCACATCGAAGAAGTTGAGAAATTAGGTGGAATGGCGAAAGCGATCGAGTCTGGTATTCCAAAACTTCGTATCGAAGAAGCTGCTGCACGTACTCAAGCTAAAATTGATGCGAACACTCAAACTATTGTAGGTACCAACAAATATCGTTTGGAGAAAGAAGATCCATTGGATATTTTGGAAGTAGATAACACTGCTGTACGTATTGCTCAGATTGAACGTTTGGCTAAGCTTCGTGCTAACCGTGACGATAAAGCTGTTCAAGCTGCTCTTGAAGCCATCACTGCTTGTGCAAACGGAGGTGAAGGCAACTTATTGGATCTTGCTGTTAAAGCTGCACAATTACGTGCTTCTTTAGGTGAGATTTCAGATGCATGTGAAAAAGTTTGTGGTAGATATAAAGCTGTAATTAGAACCGTGTCAGGAGTATATTCATCAGAATCAGGACAAGATGCTGATTTCGCAATAGCGAAAGAAAAAGCAAATCAATTTGCAGAAATGACAGGACGTCGTCCTCGTATCATGATCGCAAAAATGGGACAAGATGGTCATGACCGTGGTGGTAAAGTTGTTGCTACTGGTTTTGCTGACATAGGATTTGACGTGGATATGGGACCTTTGTTCCAAACTCCGGAGGAATCTGCTAAGCAAGCTGTAGAAAATGATGTACACATCGTTGGTGTTTCTTCATTAGCTGCTGGTCACAAAACTTTAGTTCCTGCAGTTATCGCGGAATTGAAAAAATTGGGCCGCGAAGATATCATGGTTACTGCAGGTGGTGTTATTCCAGCTCAGGATTACGATTTCTTATACGAAGCTGGTGTTGTTGGTGTATTTGGTCCTGGTACCAAAGTATCAAAATGTGCTATCCAAATGTTGGATATCCTAATTGAGCAATACAAAGACTAG